The genomic interval GCGCGACGTTCCGGACGTTCACGCAGAACCTGCTGGCGTTCCGCGCGGCGCACCCGGCGCTGCGGCCCGCGAACTTCTACGCGGCCACCGACACGAACGGGAACGTCATGGAGCAGCTGCGCTGGTTCAAGCCGGACGGGACGGTCGCGGACAGCGCCTACTTCAATGACGGGAACAACCACGCGCTGGCGTACCGCCTGGACGGGACCGAGTTCGCCGATCCGGCGGGCGCGATCTACGTGGCGTACAACGGCTGGTCCGGGAACGTGAACTTCACGCTGCCGTGGCCCGGCACCGGCCGGAGCTGGTACCGCGTGACCGACACCTGTGCCTGGGCGGAGGGCAGCGCGCAGGTGGACCTGAACGCCACGGCCGGGGTGGGCGGCGAGAACGCCACCTACGGCCTGTGCGGGCGTGGGGTGCTGGTCCTCGTCGCGCGCTGAGTGCCGCCGGGCAGTGGCGGCGGCGGGACCGGTCCCGCCGCCACCACCCGGTGTCCCCCACGCCGGAACCCGCCCGCGGCTGGTGCGGGTTCAATTTTCCTTATACTCCCGGCATTCACAGCACTCAGGTGACGCTGGCCGGGCCGCCTGTGGTCCGCAGGGCAGCGCACCCACGGAGGGTTCCATGCAAGGCAACATGATGGACGTTCAGCTGACCGTACCGACCATTCTCGAACGCATCCGCACGCAGTACGCCGGGCGCGAAGTGGTCAGCCTGCTGGTCGCCGGACGCGACGGGCAGGGCAACCCGGTCCCGCACAAGCACCGCACCACCTACGGACAGGTCGCGGACCGCGCGCTCCGCCTCGCGGGGGGCCTGCTGGGCCTGGGCCTGCAGAGCGGCGACCGCGTGGCGACGCTGGCCGTGAACTCGTTCCGGCACCTGGAGGCGTACCTGGGCGTGCCCAGCGCCGGGCTGGTGCTGCACACCGTGAACATCCGCCTGCACCCCGAGCAGATCGCCTGGATCCTGAACCACGCCGAGGACCGCGTGCTGCTGATCGAGAACGTGTTCGCCGCGATGATCCCCGCCCTGAAGGCCGCCTGCCCGAAACTGGAGCACATCTTCGTGCTGGGGCCCACGCCGCAGCCCATCCCGCTGCCCGGCGTGGCCGACTACGACACGTTCGTGCAGGACAGCGCCCCGCTGGCCCGCTACCCGCAGATTCAGGAGACCGACGCGGCCGCCATGTGTTACACCAGCGGCACCACCGGCAACCCCAAGGGCGTGGTGTACACGCACCGCTCCACGCTGCTGCACTCGATGATCAGCGCGCCCAAGGACGCCCTGAACGTCGGTGAGGCCGACAGCGTGCTGCCCATCGTGCCCATGTTCCACGTGAACGCCTGGGGCCTGCCGTACACCTGCGCCATGTACGGCGCCAAGCAGGTGTTCGCCGGGGTGTTCGCGGACGGCCGCAGCGTCGCCAGCCTCCTGCGTGACGAGCAGGTGACCATCACGGCGGGCGTGCCCACCATCTGGATGGGCCTGCTGGGCGAACTGGACCGCGCCGCTGCCGACGGGCAACCCTACGACCTGAGCCGCGTGGAACGCATGATCGTGGGCGGCAGCGCCGCGCCCGAAAGCATGATCCGCGCCTTCTCGGACCGCCACGGCCTGAGCCTGTTACAGGCCTGGGGCATGACCGAGACGCACCCGCTGGGCACCGCCAGCGCCGTTCCGGCCGGCGTGGACCCCACCAGCGACGAGGGCTTCGCCCTGCGCGCCAAGCAGGGCCGCACCGTGCCCCTGATCGAACTGGAGATCCTGGACGATGACGGCAACCGCCTCCCGCACGACGGGAAGACCATGGGCCGCCTGATCACGCGCGGCCCGTGGGTGGCGAACAGTTACTTCAAGGGCGAGGGGCAGAAGAACTTCTTCGACCTCGACGGGCAACTCTGGTTCGACACGGGCGACATCGCCACGCTGGACGAACGCGGCTACATGCACATCCAGGACCGCGCCAAGGACCTGATCAAGAGCGGCGGCGAGTGGATCG from Deinococcus depolymerans carries:
- a CDS encoding long-chain fatty acid--CoA ligase, translated to MQGNMMDVQLTVPTILERIRTQYAGREVVSLLVAGRDGQGNPVPHKHRTTYGQVADRALRLAGGLLGLGLQSGDRVATLAVNSFRHLEAYLGVPSAGLVLHTVNIRLHPEQIAWILNHAEDRVLLIENVFAAMIPALKAACPKLEHIFVLGPTPQPIPLPGVADYDTFVQDSAPLARYPQIQETDAAAMCYTSGTTGNPKGVVYTHRSTLLHSMISAPKDALNVGEADSVLPIVPMFHVNAWGLPYTCAMYGAKQVFAGVFADGRSVASLLRDEQVTITAGVPTIWMGLLGELDRAAADGQPYDLSRVERMIVGGSAAPESMIRAFSDRHGLSLLQAWGMTETHPLGTASAVPAGVDPTSDEGFALRAKQGRTVPLIELEILDDDGNRLPHDGKTMGRLITRGPWVANSYFKGEGQKNFFDLDGQLWFDTGDIATLDERGYMHIQDRAKDLIKSGGEWIGSVDLENAIMAHPAVAMCAVIAMDDPKWDERPLAIVVPRPGQSVTHEALMDFIAPRFAKWWLPDATVFTDQLPIGATGKILKRELRDQYRGYSSNPGLVPPASPDRSE